From Bacillus basilensis, a single genomic window includes:
- a CDS encoding nucleoside hydrolase, producing the protein MSIVNKKIIFFGDFGIDDAVALIYANKTCKLDIIGIVAEYGNVSREIVTENVYFLERYYATEVKIIEGAARPMTAEEPLFFPEIHGDHGLGPIIPPDMRICKRENFCELIKLIEPCPEDIIIVATGRLTTLATLFLLYPNVMDKVCSYYIMGGAFLFPGNVTPVSEANLYGDPIAANIVMKYAKNATIYPLNVTQEALITPEMVDIINKEGTGQAKLIKPMIDFYYENFYKKEYPGIAGSPIHDLLPFISFINDDIFEYKKSAVWISTTNDVTRGQSVADFRKIAEPTRFDDRPIQRIAVGFNYPAFKEEFMRTILKPDCP; encoded by the coding sequence GTGAGTATAGTTAATAAGAAAATCATCTTTTTTGGAGACTTTGGTATTGATGATGCTGTGGCGTTAATTTATGCAAATAAAACATGTAAATTAGATATTATAGGTATTGTTGCTGAATATGGGAATGTATCGCGAGAAATTGTAACAGAAAATGTGTATTTTTTAGAAAGATACTATGCTACAGAAGTAAAAATCATTGAGGGTGCAGCAAGACCGATGACGGCTGAAGAACCTTTGTTCTTTCCAGAAATTCATGGAGATCACGGTTTAGGTCCAATTATTCCACCTGATATGAGGATTTGTAAACGGGAAAATTTTTGTGAATTAATTAAGTTAATTGAACCTTGTCCAGAAGATATTATTATTGTAGCGACTGGGCGATTAACAACATTGGCAACTTTATTTTTATTATATCCAAATGTCATGGATAAAGTATGTTCGTATTATATTATGGGCGGTGCTTTTTTATTTCCTGGTAATGTTACTCCTGTATCAGAAGCAAATTTGTATGGAGATCCAATCGCCGCAAATATCGTGATGAAGTACGCAAAGAATGCGACTATTTATCCGTTAAATGTAACGCAAGAAGCCCTAATTACTCCTGAAATGGTGGATATTATCAATAAAGAAGGAACAGGGCAGGCGAAACTTATTAAGCCAATGATTGATTTTTATTATGAGAACTTTTATAAAAAAGAATACCCTGGTATTGCTGGAAGTCCAATTCATGATTTACTTCCGTTTATTTCGTTTATAAATGATGATATTTTTGAATATAAAAAATCAGCAGTTTGGATCAGTACGACAAATGACGTAACAAGAGGACAAAGTGTGGCAGACTTTAGGAAAATAGCTGAGCCGACACGATTTGATGATCGGCCAATACAAAGAATTGCGGTTGGTTTTAACTATCCTGCATTTAAAGAAGAGTTTATGCGGACAATATTGAAGCCTGATTGTCCATAA
- a CDS encoding DUF3970 family protein, protein MIRVRIEGTEEEMLEFMEKMPDIPGFEKTHMREPRKGNNPKYDSSKNVLAYLSYKKIEVANK, encoded by the coding sequence ATGATTCGCGTACGTATTGAAGGAACTGAAGAAGAAATGCTTGAATTTATGGAGAAAATGCCGGATATTCCTGGATTTGAAAAAACACATATGAGAGAACCGAGAAAAGGAAATAATCCAAAATACGATTCAAGTAAAAATGTACTAGCATATTTATCTTATAAAAAGATTGAAGTCGCCAATAAATAG
- a CDS encoding class I SAM-dependent methyltransferase: MNKEELVKQQFGNNAEKYVKSKIHAKGPDLQYVVQQVESRHNNRLLDIATGGGHVANVLAPLFKEAIALDLTEKMLENAKNFIINNGHENVTFVAGNAESLPFADSSFDTITCRIAAHHFTNPAQFIYEVNRTLEDNGLFILIDNVSPENNEFDTFYNFIEKKRDPSHERALKKTEWITLLEKNTLQMQSCLTFDKKFEFDWWCDMMNVPLQKRVKLTECMMKTSVEMQEFFNIQYENNKIISFYTEMALFVCKKSSTLKR, from the coding sequence ATGAATAAAGAAGAGCTTGTAAAACAACAATTTGGTAATAATGCGGAAAAGTATGTGAAAAGTAAAATTCATGCAAAAGGACCGGATTTACAATATGTAGTTCAACAAGTTGAGTCTCGTCATAATAATCGTCTTCTTGATATTGCTACTGGCGGTGGACATGTTGCAAATGTTTTAGCTCCATTGTTTAAAGAAGCAATTGCTTTAGACTTAACAGAAAAAATGTTAGAGAATGCGAAAAATTTTATTATAAATAATGGACATGAAAATGTAACTTTTGTCGCTGGAAACGCTGAAAGTTTACCGTTTGCCGATAGTTCTTTTGATACGATTACGTGCCGAATTGCAGCACATCATTTTACGAATCCAGCTCAGTTTATTTATGAAGTAAATCGTACGTTAGAAGATAATGGATTGTTTATTTTAATAGATAATGTTTCACCGGAAAATAATGAATTTGATACATTTTATAATTTTATAGAAAAAAAGCGGGATCCGAGTCATGAACGAGCGCTGAAAAAAACAGAGTGGATTACTTTATTAGAGAAAAATACTTTGCAAATGCAGTCATGTCTTACTTTTGACAAGAAATTTGAATTTGACTGGTGGTGCGATATGATGAATGTACCTTTGCAGAAGCGGGTGAAGTTAACAGAATGTATGATGAAAACATCAGTTGAAATGCAAGAATTCTTTAACATTCAATATGAAAATAATAAAATCATATCGTTTTATACTGAAATGGCATTGTTTGTATGTAAAAAAAGTTCGACATTAAAAAGATAA
- a CDS encoding YqbF domain-containing protein: MYYVKLIKGQSFYAFDHRFLMSEEEEVSEKVYNYLRRNEFFEVRKEEYSA, from the coding sequence ATATACTACGTAAAATTAATTAAAGGTCAATCATTCTATGCTTTTGATCATCGTTTCTTAATGTCTGAAGAAGAAGAGGTTTCCGAGAAAGTATATAATTACTTACGTCGTAATGAATTTTTCGAAGTGCGTAAAGAAGAATATTCTGCTTAA
- a CDS encoding MFS transporter: MWRNKNVWIVLIGEFIAGLGLWLGILGNLEFMQKYVPSDFMKSVILFIGLLAGVLVGPMAGRVIDQYEKKKVLLYAGFGRVISVIFMFFAIQFESIAFMIAFMVALQISAAFYFPALQSVIPLIVREHELLQMNGVHMNVGTIARIAGTSLGGILLVVMSLQYMYAFSMAAYALLFLSTFFLQFKDKKSTTPSKQAAKDNSFMEVFRILKGIPIAFTALILSIIPLLFIAGFNLMVINISEMQHDPTIKGFIYTIEGVAFMLGAFVIKHLSDHFKPEKLLYFFAICTAFAHLSLFFSDIKWMSLTSFGLFGFSVGCFFPIMSTIFQTKVEKSYHGRLFSFRNMFERVMFQIVLLGTGFFLDTIGLQYMVLIFGVISLLIIFISLSKQKQYEKQPPQSANL; this comes from the coding sequence ATGTGGCGTAATAAAAATGTTTGGATCGTTTTAATTGGGGAGTTTATTGCTGGTCTAGGGTTATGGCTTGGTATTCTTGGCAACCTTGAATTTATGCAAAAATATGTCCCTTCTGATTTCATGAAATCAGTTATATTATTTATCGGACTATTAGCAGGTGTTCTAGTTGGTCCTATGGCTGGTCGTGTCATCGATCAGTATGAAAAGAAAAAAGTTCTTCTTTATGCCGGGTTTGGTCGTGTTATTAGTGTTATTTTTATGTTTTTCGCTATCCAATTTGAAAGTATCGCCTTTATGATTGCATTTATGGTTGCGCTTCAAATTTCAGCTGCATTTTATTTTCCTGCATTACAATCTGTAATTCCACTCATCGTACGTGAGCATGAGTTATTACAAATGAACGGTGTACATATGAATGTAGGTACAATCGCTCGTATTGCAGGTACTTCACTAGGTGGAATTCTTTTAGTTGTAATGAGTTTACAGTATATGTATGCCTTCTCAATGGCAGCATACGCTTTATTATTCCTCTCGACTTTCTTCCTACAATTTAAAGATAAGAAATCAACAACACCAAGTAAACAAGCTGCAAAAGATAATAGCTTTATGGAAGTATTTCGTATTTTAAAAGGAATTCCAATTGCTTTCACAGCACTTATATTAAGTATTATCCCTCTATTATTTATAGCTGGATTTAATTTAATGGTAATTAATATTAGCGAAATGCAACATGATCCAACGATTAAAGGATTTATATATACAATTGAAGGTGTCGCATTTATGTTAGGGGCCTTCGTTATAAAACATTTATCTGATCATTTCAAACCTGAAAAATTATTATATTTCTTCGCTATTTGTACCGCTTTTGCACACCTTTCATTGTTCTTTAGCGATATAAAATGGATGTCTCTTACATCATTTGGTTTGTTTGGTTTTAGTGTCGGTTGCTTCTTCCCTATCATGTCGACAATTTTCCAAACAAAAGTGGAAAAAAGCTATCACGGCCGTCTCTTCTCATTCCGTAATATGTTTGAGAGAGTTATGTTCCAAATCGTATTACTCGGTACAGGTTTCTTCTTAGATACGATTGGATTACAGTACATGGTCTTAATTTTCGGCGTCATTTCATTATTAATTATTTTCATATCGCTTTCTAAACAGAAACAGTATGAAAAACAACCGCCGCAATCTGCGAATTTATAA